A stretch of the Massilia sp. W12 genome encodes the following:
- a CDS encoding ATP-binding protein: MIRKAHPGYEMVLRNYRLDFSRGGAYTGIALVLLGMGLDYGLYPMHQLDFAIARIACSILIFAVIMLLRTEWGKQRIQLLTFVWLMLPQIMIAWMISVTEGANSIYYAGLNLAIFASGIVLPFSLWQNLALSAASLLLYILACAGHAETFKMQGPFLVNGLLLLFSGVVASVCTVFNERARYMLFQLRAELAEKNRLLERTNRDLSQIKGQMLQQEKMAAIGTLAAGLLHEVNNPVSYCLMAIDLAMEEPVAQESDNLRECLEDAKQGMRRVQHIVSDLKTFAYRNPDAQSGAKPLAFRQVLETALRFTAHDLKGVSITRNLPDDDMVAGDDGALVGVLINLLSNAVLAMRKANQRDMKIDISAAWADQRLRVEVLDNGPGISPENLTRVFEPFFTTREVGQGLGLGLSISYRVIEQHGGQLVAESKVGEWTKMIFDLPRAERGEA; encoded by the coding sequence ATGATACGCAAGGCGCATCCGGGCTATGAAATGGTGTTGCGGAATTACCGGCTTGACTTCAGCCGGGGCGGCGCATACACCGGAATTGCGCTGGTGTTGCTGGGCATGGGCTTGGACTACGGCCTGTATCCCATGCATCAGCTGGATTTTGCTATCGCCCGGATCGCATGTTCAATCCTGATTTTTGCCGTGATCATGCTGTTGCGCACGGAATGGGGCAAGCAAAGGATTCAGCTACTCACTTTCGTCTGGCTGATGTTGCCGCAAATCATGATCGCCTGGATGATTTCCGTCACAGAAGGGGCAAATTCGATCTACTACGCCGGCTTGAATCTGGCGATTTTTGCGTCAGGCATCGTGTTGCCCTTCTCACTCTGGCAAAATCTGGCTTTGAGTGCGGCTTCCTTGCTGCTCTACATCCTGGCCTGCGCCGGGCATGCAGAGACATTTAAAATGCAGGGGCCGTTTCTGGTGAATGGTTTGCTGCTCTTGTTTTCCGGTGTGGTGGCCTCAGTTTGCACAGTGTTCAATGAGCGTGCGCGCTATATGCTGTTTCAGCTGCGCGCCGAGCTGGCGGAGAAAAACCGGCTGCTTGAGCGTACGAATCGTGATCTGTCCCAAATCAAGGGGCAAATGTTGCAGCAGGAAAAAATGGCGGCGATCGGCACCCTGGCGGCAGGTTTGTTGCATGAGGTGAATAATCCGGTCAGCTATTGTTTGATGGCGATTGATCTGGCGATGGAAGAGCCGGTGGCGCAGGAGTCAGATAATTTGCGGGAATGCCTGGAAGACGCCAAGCAGGGCATGCGGCGCGTGCAGCATATTGTGTCTGACTTGAAGACCTTTGCCTATCGCAATCCGGATGCGCAGAGTGGGGCCAAACCCTTGGCATTCCGGCAAGTGTTGGAGACTGCTTTACGCTTCACCGCGCATGATTTGAAAGGCGTCAGCATTACGCGCAATTTGCCGGATGACGATATGGTGGCGGGCGATGATGGCGCGCTGGTCGGGGTGTTGATCAATCTGCTCTCCAACGCCGTGTTGGCGATGCGCAAAGCCAATCAGCGTGATATGAAAATTGACATCAGCGCAGCCTGGGCGGATCAGCGTTTGCGGGTGGAAGTGTTGGATAATGGACCCGGGATTTCCCCGGAAAACCTGACCCGCGTGTTTGAGCCTTTTTTCACCACACGCGAAGTGGGGCAGGGCTTGGGGTTGGGCTTAAGCATCAGCTACCGTGTGATTGAGCAGCACGGCGGCCAATTGGTGGCGGAAAGCAAAGTCGGCGAATGGACTAAAATGATATTCGACCTGCCACGCGCCGAACGAGGAGAGGCATAG
- a CDS encoding class I SAM-dependent methyltransferase yields MYSQTQIDPMVSFRNSQSESVRGTILNLQRKSLVMEVYNPYSIVQISEVLHDLTIRLRSRNAYVGKAVVVSIVNTGLTAVVSVTLIDEWRELVNVTAAPGSVGDEARAFVKHWEERFSIGRDYQIVVNEMRAFLSDVSHWVEQVDLAESMPKEDGRLRADIFYELAEPLVQKTGQYFDQLNIQAAKVEPEQAAAHRAFAQAALHPLLLRAPFVYRTFTKPLGYAGDFQMVNQIMDDPRQGPSTYFQIVNAAFLATPVATAHRNRIDILVDYLVRLAERAREEGRQYRVLNVACGPAVEVQRFLQTYPEPDRIHFELLDFSEEALQWTNEKLNAINAGLSRKGSLHFQRDSVHQLIKRRLPADLTQAREFDAVYCAGLFDYLSDKVCLKLMQYFSMRARSGASLLITNVHTDNPQKSSMEHLLEWYLIYRDEARMCGLFPDGVGRPKLWVDSTGVNVFAEVQVV; encoded by the coding sequence ATGTACTCACAAACGCAAATCGACCCGATGGTCAGCTTTCGCAACTCACAGTCTGAGTCTGTGCGAGGGACCATCCTGAATCTTCAGCGTAAGTCTTTGGTGATGGAGGTATACAATCCTTACTCCATCGTCCAGATCAGTGAAGTGCTGCATGATTTGACCATCCGCCTGCGCAGCCGCAATGCCTATGTCGGCAAGGCCGTGGTGGTCAGCATTGTCAATACCGGCTTGACCGCAGTCGTGTCCGTCACCTTGATTGACGAATGGCGCGAGCTGGTGAATGTGACTGCAGCCCCCGGCTCGGTCGGCGATGAGGCGCGCGCTTTTGTTAAACATTGGGAGGAGCGTTTTTCGATCGGGCGCGATTATCAAATCGTGGTCAATGAAATGCGCGCCTTTTTGTCCGATGTCTCGCACTGGGTGGAGCAAGTCGATCTGGCTGAATCCATGCCGAAAGAGGATGGCCGCCTGCGTGCAGATATTTTCTATGAACTGGCTGAGCCGCTGGTGCAAAAAACCGGCCAGTATTTCGATCAACTCAATATTCAGGCGGCCAAAGTGGAGCCGGAACAGGCCGCTGCGCATCGCGCATTCGCCCAGGCGGCTTTGCATCCTCTGTTGCTGCGCGCGCCATTTGTGTACCGCACTTTTACCAAACCCTTGGGCTATGCGGGCGACTTCCAGATGGTCAATCAGATTATGGATGACCCGCGCCAAGGCCCGAGCACATATTTTCAAATCGTCAATGCCGCTTTTTTAGCCACCCCGGTCGCCACTGCGCATCGCAACCGGATCGACATCCTGGTCGATTATCTGGTGCGTCTGGCCGAGCGTGCGCGTGAAGAAGGGCGGCAATACCGGGTGCTGAATGTGGCGTGCGGCCCGGCGGTCGAAGTGCAACGTTTTCTGCAGACCTATCCCGAACCAGACCGGATTCATTTTGAATTGCTCGACTTCAGCGAGGAAGCCTTGCAATGGACCAATGAAAAGTTGAATGCCATCAATGCCGGTTTAAGCCGCAAGGGCAGTTTGCATTTTCAGCGTGACTCAGTGCACCAGCTGATCAAGCGCCGTTTGCCGGCGGATCTGACCCAGGCGCGCGAATTTGATGCCGTGTATTGCGCCGGATTGTTTGATTATCTGTCGGATAAAGTATGCCTGAAGCTGATGCAGTATTTTTCCATGCGCGCACGCAGCGGCGCCTCCTTGTTGATCACGAATGTGCATACCGATAACCCGCAAAAATCGAGTATGGAGCATCTGTTGGAGTGGTATTTGATATACCGGGATGAGGCGCGCATGTGCGGCCTGTTCCCGGACGGGGTGGGACGGCCCAAATTATGGGTCGATTCCACCGGGGTGAATGTGTTTGCAGAAGTGCAGGTGGTTTAA
- a CDS encoding autoinducer binding domain-containing protein, whose product MNSWREDQFQALLEKRSEQELFDEAAAIAKSMGFEYCAYGIRMPVPISRPAVAMFNNYSLDWQQCYQERGFLEIDPTVQHGLRSVLPLLWSSETVENSPEFWEEARAHGLHFGWAQAARDAAGAVGMLTLARGNDDVSSQEFDANKYKMAWLAQVVHVGMSGLLTPKMAPESGVLLTSREREVLRWTAEGKTAYEVGQILAVSERTVNFHINNVVAKLGASNKIQAAVKAASLGLLF is encoded by the coding sequence ATGAATTCTTGGCGCGAAGATCAATTCCAGGCGCTGCTTGAAAAACGCAGCGAACAGGAATTGTTTGACGAAGCAGCGGCAATAGCCAAAAGCATGGGGTTTGAATATTGTGCTTACGGTATCCGCATGCCTGTCCCGATTTCCCGCCCTGCAGTCGCCATGTTCAATAATTACTCGCTTGATTGGCAGCAGTGTTATCAGGAACGCGGCTTTCTTGAAATTGATCCCACCGTGCAACATGGCTTGCGTTCAGTACTGCCCTTGCTGTGGTCATCCGAAACAGTGGAAAACAGCCCTGAATTCTGGGAAGAAGCGCGGGCGCACGGCCTGCATTTCGGCTGGGCGCAAGCGGCGCGCGATGCCGCTGGCGCGGTCGGCATGCTGACCCTGGCGCGCGGCAACGATGACGTCAGCTCGCAAGAATTCGACGCCAATAAATACAAAATGGCCTGGCTGGCGCAAGTCGTGCATGTCGGCATGTCCGGCTTGCTGACCCCCAAAATGGCGCCGGAATCAGGCGTCCTGCTGACCAGCCGGGAGCGCGAAGTACTGCGCTGGACCGCAGAGGGAAAAACCGCTTACGAGGTCGGCCAAATACTGGCGGTTTCCGAGCGAACGGTCAACTTTCACATCAATAACGTCGTCGCCAAACTCGGCGCCTCAAACAAAATTCAAGCCGCAGTAAAAGCCGCCAGCCTTGGCTTGTTATTTTAA
- a CDS encoding diguanylate cyclase, which translates to MTDTPLSMEQALAVKLRQLEARFLTGLSDRLAQIESGLMQMDAAQHSGEPLAGALAELHRVLHTLAGTAGTFGFAVLGEHAAVLELAIKALQESAAPLPAEINQLRANLQQFMAQVRSDPHQMGVSPDAEAAPAAALTVPDSATVDSSAGPAPPATQASDVDCPAQDDVATQNPLAPSRLILLWRQHASPAHQEIINHLELFGYQVEFCDSEQTCSAAIQARRPQCLILDTDGNAQAIAVAQALGRIKKNLQINIPSLFIAAESDFSARLAAARAGIESYFSKPADLTALSEKLDELCELGPRQPCRILVIDDDPVCAEYHEQLLAQAGMHVRLLSDPSGLLQEMMEFRPELVLMDMYMPHCTGLELARILRQDNVYLDVPIVYLSTERDELRQRDALAIGGDEFLCKPIDGAQLTSAICSRVSRYRKLRELILRDSLTGLYKHSSIKDMLDREVQRARRNTTPLSVAMLDIDHFKQINDSWGHPVGDHVLRTLARLMWQHLRRVDILGRYGGEEFLLIMPDTSVEAARMVVDSVREVFAKIRHHAQDSDFQVTFSAGVADLRASDNAATLIQAADEAMYQAKKQGRNRVCPRP; encoded by the coding sequence ATGACTGACACCCCGCTTTCAATGGAGCAGGCGCTGGCCGTGAAGCTGCGCCAGCTGGAGGCGCGGTTTCTCACAGGCTTGTCTGACCGCCTGGCGCAAATTGAAAGCGGGTTAATGCAAATGGATGCAGCGCAGCACAGCGGCGAGCCGCTTGCAGGCGCATTGGCAGAGTTGCACCGCGTATTGCACACCCTGGCCGGCACTGCCGGCACCTTTGGTTTTGCGGTATTGGGCGAGCATGCGGCGGTTTTGGAATTGGCGATCAAGGCTTTGCAGGAATCAGCTGCGCCTTTGCCTGCAGAGATCAATCAATTGCGCGCCAATTTGCAACAGTTCATGGCGCAAGTCAGGTCAGATCCACACCAAATGGGCGTCTCGCCGGACGCAGAGGCGGCCCCAGCGGCTGCGCTGACTGTGCCGGATTCGGCAACGGTGGACAGTTCAGCCGGGCCTGCCCCGCCCGCAACCCAAGCCTCAGATGTGGATTGCCCGGCGCAAGACGACGTGGCGACGCAAAATCCGCTTGCGCCCAGCCGCCTGATTTTGTTGTGGCGTCAGCACGCCAGCCCGGCGCATCAAGAAATCATCAACCATCTGGAGTTGTTTGGCTATCAAGTCGAGTTTTGCGACAGTGAACAGACATGCAGCGCCGCAATTCAGGCCCGGCGTCCGCAGTGCCTTATTCTGGACACAGACGGGAATGCGCAAGCCATCGCAGTGGCGCAGGCGCTTGGGCGGATTAAAAAAAACTTACAGATCAATATTCCCTCCCTCTTTATTGCTGCAGAGAGTGATTTCAGCGCCAGACTTGCAGCGGCGCGCGCCGGGATCGAATCCTATTTCAGCAAACCCGCTGATTTGACCGCGCTATCGGAAAAATTGGACGAGTTGTGCGAACTGGGCCCGCGCCAGCCTTGCCGCATCCTGGTGATTGATGATGATCCGGTGTGCGCCGAATATCATGAGCAGCTGTTGGCGCAGGCTGGCATGCATGTCCGCCTCTTGTCAGATCCCTCCGGTTTGCTGCAGGAAATGATGGAATTCCGGCCTGAACTGGTTTTGATGGATATGTATATGCCGCACTGCACCGGATTGGAGCTGGCGCGCATATTGCGGCAAGACAATGTCTATCTCGATGTGCCGATTGTTTATCTGTCAACCGAACGTGATGAGTTGCGCCAGCGTGATGCGCTCGCCATCGGCGGCGATGAGTTTCTCTGCAAGCCGATAGACGGGGCGCAATTGACCTCGGCAATCTGCAGCCGTGTTTCACGTTACCGCAAATTGCGTGAATTGATTTTGCGCGACAGTTTGACCGGGCTGTACAAACATTCCAGCATCAAAGACATGCTTGACAGGGAAGTGCAGCGGGCGCGCCGCAATACGACGCCATTATCCGTGGCGATGTTGGATATCGATCACTTCAAGCAGATCAATGACAGCTGGGGGCATCCAGTGGGCGATCATGTGTTGCGCACGCTGGCCCGCTTGATGTGGCAGCATTTGCGCCGGGTTGATATTTTGGGCCGCTACGGCGGTGAAGAATTTTTGCTGATCATGCCCGACACAAGCGTGGAAGCCGCGCGCATGGTGGTGGATAGCGTGCGTGAGGTATTTGCAAAAATACGACATCATGCGCAAGACAGCGATTTTCAGGTCACATTTTCCGCCGGTGTGGCGGATTTACGTGCGAGCGACAATGCCGCGACCTTGATTCAGGCGGCGGATGAAGCGATGTATCAAGCCAAAAAGCAAGGCAGGAATCGGGTTTGCCCCCGGCCTTGA
- a CDS encoding acyl-homoserine-lactone synthase, giving the protein MQTIYSTSKEFTPEFERAVAVYRHKIFIERLGWQLPVQDGLERDQFDRPDTIYVVAKNDEGDICGCARLLPTTSPYLLGEVFPGLMNGAPVPCQHDVWELSRFAAADLKGGVRENANSSRHLLGAAVVSAAAHGASRLITVSPLGIERLLARMGVHAHRAGPPLFIDGKPVFACWIEIDAQTVQALGVADLVTLPAPAPSTH; this is encoded by the coding sequence ATGCAAACCATTTACAGCACTTCCAAGGAATTTACTCCTGAATTTGAACGGGCAGTTGCCGTTTACCGCCATAAAATTTTCATTGAACGACTGGGCTGGCAATTGCCGGTGCAGGACGGATTGGAACGGGATCAATTCGACAGACCCGATACGATTTATGTTGTCGCCAAAAATGATGAGGGCGATATTTGCGGCTGCGCCCGCCTGTTGCCCACCACCAGCCCGTATTTATTGGGCGAAGTGTTTCCCGGCTTGATGAATGGCGCGCCAGTTCCATGCCAGCACGATGTATGGGAATTGTCGCGTTTCGCAGCCGCCGACTTGAAGGGCGGGGTGCGCGAGAACGCTAACAGTTCACGCCACCTGCTCGGGGCCGCCGTGGTCAGCGCCGCTGCGCATGGCGCCAGCCGCCTGATTACCGTTTCACCACTGGGTATCGAGCGCCTGCTCGCGCGGATGGGGGTGCACGCGCACCGTGCCGGCCCGCCTTTATTCATCGATGGCAAGCCGGTGTTCGCCTGCTGGATTGAGATTGATGCGCAAACAGTGCAGGCTTTGGGCGTGGCGGATCTTGTGACTTTGCCGGCGCCGGCCCCGTCAACACACTGA
- a CDS encoding cold-shock protein gives MANGTVKWFNDAKGFGFITPDEGGEDLFAHFSAIQAAGFKTLKENQRVTFDVVTGPKGKQASNIQIA, from the coding sequence ATGGCAAATGGTACTGTGAAATGGTTTAATGACGCCAAGGGTTTCGGCTTCATCACTCCCGACGAAGGCGGCGAAGATCTGTTCGCTCACTTCTCCGCGATCCAGGCGGCCGGCTTTAAGACGCTGAAAGAAAATCAACGTGTTACCTTCGATGTCGTTACCGGCCCGAAGGGTAAGCAGGCATCGAACATCCAGATCGCTTGA
- a CDS encoding DUF4902 domain-containing protein, protein MMQRAPLKLSPDGYIRLSFSTFSSLPFVHLFTGCDPDLQDELQEQTILAESAGFSECVSTTTPSISLGWTWYRHGESNCLLLAPEPVRSNVMIVDMHGYDVGQATTSDLISHWLQYCDWQTMVRLALQSGFSANPLNMRLN, encoded by the coding sequence ATGATGCAGAGAGCGCCACTGAAGTTGTCGCCTGACGGTTACATCCGACTGTCATTTTCCACTTTCAGTTCGTTGCCTTTCGTGCATTTGTTTACTGGATGCGATCCTGATTTGCAGGATGAATTGCAAGAGCAAACCATACTCGCAGAATCCGCCGGATTTTCAGAATGCGTCAGCACCACCACCCCCAGTATATCGCTTGGCTGGACGTGGTACAGGCATGGTGAATCAAATTGTTTGCTGCTGGCGCCTGAGCCGGTGCGCAGCAATGTTATGATTGTCGATATGCATGGCTACGATGTGGGTCAAGCCACCACTTCCGACCTCATCAGTCATTGGTTGCAGTACTGCGATTGGCAAACCATGGTTCGGCTTGCGTTGCAATCCGGATTTAGTGCAAATCCTCTTAATATGCGTTTGAATTGA
- a CDS encoding chemotaxis protein CheA: MDDMLKDFVVEAMDLAVNVEEHLLRLERNPDDKDVLNAVFRSFHTIKGGAGFVGLTAMVSACHLTENLFDALRTGAAPVTPLAIEAALQASGFVSDQLTELANGALPEQLMAMPENLERILHNAIEGKEDVEYEAEEALAEEEPEAVAEEAGAEDSDDLEAAFEAAAAAMAAPAASDADWRPGADGLDWEAMYIAVVPPGTYTRPQAANASAAAAAKEDKPAAKAAAKPAAAAKPAAKPAAKPAAKPAAKPLEAKAEGEGAEARKPEAKAQTQDRPTSAPVKEESIRIDAIKLDALLEVAGESVQAANQAAVLMERLLQFKFEGQAATLMTTLAETLERASRYSSELQRATLATRMQPVGRLFQKFPRLVRELAKDLGKDVELYIEGAETEVDRVVVDSLYDPLVHMLRNALDHGVESPDDRVAAGKSLKSFISLKAWQEANSVMIVLSDDGKGMDPVELRKKALKKGLITESQALTADEAFQLVFLPGFSTKEVASSVSGRGVGMDVVKTAVEKNRGAIRIDSVLGQGTTFSIRLPIELSIVPTMLVSTSGALLALPMAVVQRVVELPEDFMQVGGAPVLKDQGRPLPVRSLATALGYERGVERVGIVISSPHPYILALEAVDGTADLVIKPMTALNVPGITGTARSAEGELVLVVGLSFLMDGCRANTRMVA, from the coding sequence ATGGACGATATGCTCAAAGATTTCGTCGTCGAGGCGATGGATCTTGCGGTCAACGTTGAAGAGCACCTGCTGCGGTTGGAGCGGAATCCGGACGACAAAGATGTCTTAAACGCTGTCTTCCGTTCCTTCCATACGATTAAAGGCGGCGCAGGTTTTGTCGGGCTGACAGCGATGGTGTCAGCCTGCCATTTGACCGAGAACCTGTTCGACGCACTGCGCACCGGCGCAGCGCCGGTGACGCCGCTGGCGATTGAGGCGGCGTTACAAGCCAGCGGCTTTGTTTCAGATCAATTAACTGAGCTTGCCAACGGCGCTTTGCCCGAGCAATTAATGGCGATGCCGGAAAATCTCGAACGCATTTTGCATAATGCGATTGAGGGCAAAGAAGATGTCGAATACGAGGCCGAAGAAGCGCTGGCAGAGGAAGAGCCGGAAGCTGTTGCTGAGGAGGCAGGCGCAGAGGATAGCGATGACCTTGAGGCCGCGTTTGAAGCCGCTGCAGCAGCGATGGCGGCGCCAGCCGCAAGCGATGCCGACTGGCGGCCCGGCGCGGACGGGTTGGACTGGGAGGCCATGTATATAGCGGTAGTGCCGCCGGGAACCTATACCAGGCCGCAAGCCGCGAATGCGTCGGCAGCCGCTGCCGCCAAAGAAGACAAGCCGGCGGCAAAAGCCGCCGCCAAGCCGGCAGCGGCAGCCAAACCTGCCGCCAAACCCGCAGCCAAGCCGGCGGCAAAACCTGCAGCCAAGCCGCTTGAGGCAAAAGCTGAAGGCGAGGGAGCTGAAGCCAGAAAACCTGAAGCCAAAGCACAAACGCAAGACCGGCCCACATCTGCGCCAGTGAAAGAAGAGAGTATCCGGATTGACGCCATCAAACTGGATGCCTTGCTTGAAGTGGCGGGCGAATCGGTTCAGGCCGCCAATCAGGCGGCGGTATTGATGGAGCGGCTGTTGCAATTCAAGTTTGAAGGGCAGGCTGCGACCCTGATGACCACGTTGGCGGAAACGCTGGAGCGCGCTTCGCGTTATTCCAGTGAGCTGCAGCGCGCCACGCTGGCCACCCGGATGCAACCGGTAGGCCGCTTATTCCAGAAATTTCCGCGCCTGGTGCGTGAATTGGCCAAAGACCTGGGCAAAGATGTTGAGCTGTATATCGAAGGCGCCGAAACCGAGGTTGATCGGGTGGTGGTGGACAGCTTGTATGATCCCCTGGTGCATATGCTGCGCAATGCGCTTGATCATGGCGTCGAATCGCCGGATGATCGCGTGGCGGCAGGCAAGTCCTTGAAATCGTTTATCTCACTCAAGGCATGGCAGGAAGCCAATAGCGTGATGATTGTTTTGTCTGATGATGGCAAAGGCATGGATCCGGTGGAGTTGCGCAAAAAAGCCTTGAAAAAAGGTTTGATCACCGAATCACAAGCGCTGACTGCAGATGAGGCTTTCCAGCTGGTTTTCCTGCCCGGCTTTTCCACTAAAGAAGTGGCGTCCAGCGTTTCCGGGCGCGGTGTGGGGATGGACGTGGTGAAGACTGCGGTGGAAAAAAACCGTGGCGCGATCCGCATTGATTCCGTATTGGGACAGGGCACCACGTTCTCGATACGTCTGCCGATTGAATTGTCGATTGTGCCGACGATGCTGGTCAGCACCTCCGGCGCCTTGCTTGCGTTGCCGATGGCGGTGGTGCAAAGGGTGGTGGAGTTGCCGGAAGATTTCATGCAGGTTGGCGGCGCCCCCGTCTTAAAAGATCAGGGGCGGCCCTTGCCAGTGCGTTCTCTGGCCACTGCCCTGGGTTACGAGCGCGGGGTGGAGCGGGTGGGGATCGTGATTTCTTCGCCGCATCCTTATATCCTGGCTCTGGAGGCGGTGGATGGCACCGCAGATCTGGTGATTAAGCCAATGACAGCGTTGAATGTGCCAGGCATCACCGGCACCGCCCGTTCTGCTGAAGGTGAGCTGGTGTTGGTGGTGGGCTTGTCATTCCTGATGGATGGTTGCCGCGCGAATACCCGCATGGTGGCCTGA
- a CDS encoding protein phosphatase CheZ has translation MTDAADDFDALFDQVSEQRAQAAAPAPAPASAPPPAEEDDIDAMFAQAASMPPVSVPSSTGPQVQHAADKPRMADLVDADAISVPVEDLDIEISPEMVAAAEAVVPAASPDKPMYERLGAIVRLLHDSMRELGFDKALTEASSQINDAQDRLEYVATLTEQAANKVLNTLDDGMPAQDELSRRAKEMENRWQQLFEGKISLDEFKKLAGDTRQFTTMVSEATEAEKARLLEIMMAQDFQDITGQLIKKVVAITKTVEKELAELLRDNAPPAVRQKAIKQPQLMQGPSVPQVAMDQDNVDDLLAELGF, from the coding sequence ATGACCGACGCAGCCGATGATTTTGATGCACTGTTTGACCAAGTGTCCGAGCAACGTGCGCAAGCTGCCGCGCCAGCGCCGGCGCCAGCGTCAGCGCCGCCTCCCGCAGAGGAGGATGATATCGATGCGATGTTCGCACAGGCAGCCAGTATGCCCCCCGTCTCCGTTCCCAGCTCAACCGGGCCGCAAGTTCAGCATGCGGCGGACAAGCCGCGCATGGCTGATCTGGTGGATGCCGACGCCATTTCGGTGCCGGTGGAAGATCTGGATATTGAGATTTCACCCGAAATGGTGGCGGCGGCTGAAGCTGTGGTGCCTGCCGCCTCGCCGGACAAGCCTATGTATGAGCGGCTGGGCGCAATTGTGCGGCTTTTGCATGATTCCATGCGCGAACTCGGGTTTGATAAGGCGCTGACCGAGGCGTCCAGTCAAATCAATGACGCCCAGGACCGCCTTGAATACGTCGCCACGCTCACAGAGCAGGCCGCCAACAAGGTGCTCAACACCTTGGATGACGGCATGCCGGCGCAAGATGAGTTATCGCGCCGCGCCAAGGAAATGGAAAACCGCTGGCAGCAATTATTCGAGGGCAAAATCAGCCTGGATGAATTTAAAAAGCTGGCCGGCGATACGCGTCAATTCACCACTATGGTGAGCGAAGCCACTGAAGCTGAAAAAGCGCGCCTGCTGGAAATCATGATGGCGCAGGATTTCCAGGATATTACCGGCCAGCTGATCAAAAAAGTGGTGGCGATCACCAAGACCGTCGAAAAAGAATTGGCCGAGCTGTTGCGTGATAACGCGCCGCCGGCAGTCAGACAGAAAGCAATCAAGCAGCCTCAATTGATGCAAGGCCCATCAGTGCCACAAGTGGCGATGGATCAAGACAACGTTGATGACCTTCTTGCCGAACTGGGATTCTAA
- a CDS encoding hybrid sensor histidine kinase/response regulator has protein sequence MNELEHKAITILYVDDERMACKYFASAVGTDYEVLTALSADAAIAILADPHNRVGVLVTDYRMPGRDGGDLLRQVEREYPHVVRILVTAYVDKSVLLETINSGEVFQILEKPLGLMEIRRVLRMASALARERATKQQKLMAIDETLAFLAHELNAPLETITLVAQEMQALAGAAPENIRAQLGNGASSIANNTSYCLSVLNTFVASIRNSSQSNNENTASTAQQLIASLLATYPLTPAERAMIRVEVQEDFMVRSMPNCVALVLSSVLSNALHAVQGRDAAAIEFCVRINTQPQIVVTDNGVGLSADALQKILNDPSTPTAASSSTHGWGMIFCKRVMQSFGGAIEMHSEPEHGATVILKFPD, from the coding sequence ATGAATGAGCTGGAACACAAGGCGATCACGATCCTGTATGTGGACGATGAGCGCATGGCTTGCAAGTATTTTGCCTCGGCAGTCGGGACGGATTACGAAGTGCTGACCGCATTGTCGGCGGATGCCGCGATTGCCATTCTGGCTGATCCGCATAACCGGGTCGGGGTATTGGTGACAGACTACCGGATGCCGGGACGCGATGGCGGCGACCTGCTGCGCCAGGTTGAGCGTGAATATCCGCATGTGGTGCGGATTCTGGTGACCGCCTATGTGGATAAGAGTGTGTTGCTGGAAACCATCAATTCCGGCGAAGTCTTCCAGATTCTGGAAAAGCCGCTGGGCTTGATGGAAATCCGTCGCGTGTTGCGCATGGCCAGCGCGCTGGCGCGTGAGCGCGCCACCAAGCAGCAAAAGCTGATGGCGATTGATGAGACGCTGGCGTTTTTGGCGCATGAACTCAATGCGCCATTGGAAACCATCACCCTGGTGGCGCAGGAAATGCAAGCGCTGGCCGGGGCGGCCCCGGAAAATATCCGCGCCCAACTTGGCAACGGCGCCAGTTCAATCGCCAACAACACCAGCTATTGTTTGTCGGTGCTGAATACTTTTGTCGCTTCCATCCGCAATTCCTCTCAGTCAAATAATGAAAATACCGCCAGCACGGCGCAACAATTGATCGCCTCGTTGCTGGCGACCTATCCTTTGACGCCGGCGGAGCGCGCCATGATCCGCGTCGAAGTGCAGGAAGATTTCATGGTGCGCAGCATGCCCAATTGCGTTGCGCTGGTGCTGTCCTCGGTATTGTCAAATGCCTTGCACGCGGTGCAGGGGCGCGATGCGGCGGCGATTGAGTTTTGTGTGCGCATCAACACGCAGCCGCAGATTGTGGTGACTGATAATGGGGTGGGTTTGAGCGCCGATGCGCTGCAAAAGATTTTGAATGATCCGTCCACCCCGACAGCGGCATCGTCCAGCACGCATGGCTGGGGCATGATTTTTTGCAAACGCGTTATGCAATCGTTTGGCGGTGCGATTGAAATGCACTCCGAACCTGAGCATGGGGCGACTGTGATTCTGAAATTTCCGGATTGA